TTCGCCTTCCCGGTTCGAATCCTGGCGCCGCCACACGTGAGGAGACCCTCTCCCGGGGCACACTGGCCCCATGTCCACTGCTCGCAGACGCTGTCCCGAATGCCGGCGTGAGATCGCCGTCGTTGCGGGGAGGTTCGCGCGGCACGATCCGCCGGGGGCGCGGGAGAGTGGGGAGCTGGTGTCCTGCTCCGGCTCACGCAGATTCGCGGAACTCGGGGCGGCCCAGCCGTCGTTGGACGGGTACGTCGTCCCCGAGTTTCCCGGGCAGCTGCCGCTCTTCTGAGGGGCGCGGGTCCGCTCCGACCCCGCAGTCGCCCCCTCAGTTGCCCGCCACCGACTTCACCGCGACCGCCACCGGCGCCGACCCGCTGACCAACTCCAGGGTCAGGCCTGCCGTCGCCGGGGTGTCCACGAGTTCCGCCAGTACGGCGGCCACATCGTCGCGCGGGATCGCGCCGCGGCCCGTGTGGGCCTCCAGGCGTACGAGACCGGTACCGGCGTCGTTCGTGAGCATGCCGGGGCGCAGGATCGTCCAGTCGAGGGCGTCGAGGCTCTGGACGTGCGCGTCGGCCTCGCCCTTCGCGCGCAGATACACGTCGAAGACCTCGCTCCCTTCATGTGCCGGGTTCGCGCCCATCGACGACACGACCACATGGCGCCGTACGCCCGCCCGGACCGCCGCGTCCGCGAACAGGATCGCCGCGTCCCGGTCCACCGTGTCCTTGCGGGCCGCACCGCTGCCCGGGCCCGCGCCGGCCGCGAAGACCGCCGCGTCCGCGCCCTGCAGATGTGCCGCGGCCTCCTCGACCGAGGCCGACTCCAGATCCAGCAGGATCGGTTCGGCGCCGGCCTCCCTCAGATCGTCGCCCTGTTCGGCATGGCGGATGATCCCCGCCACCTCGTCTCCGCGCGCGGCGAGCAGCCGCTCAAGCCGCAGCGCGATCTGACCATGACCCCCAGCGATGACAATGCGCATGCTTCCGACCGTACGCCCGGACGGTCGCCCCCGCCGCACGACTTCAGCCACGCCCCACGGCGCGCACTCCCAGGATCGTGCGCCGGGCGCCCACCAATGCCCCGCGCTCCGCATCCCACAGCGCTCGCAACACGGTCACGCGCTCCACAACAGGGCGCACGCAACACCCGCGCACGCCTCGATCCCGACCCGGCCCGCGCGCCCCACCCCCACCACCCCAACCCTCACGACAACTCTCCGCGCCCCTGCCGAGGCAACCCCAGCTCCACCGCCACCGTCGAGTTGCAGTACTCCCGTACCGCGCTCGTCCGTGCCACCACGCGCCCCCGGTGCACCACGATCCGGCTGTACGCCAGCGACAGCGCCGCCGCCAGCCCGTCGCCCCGCACCGCGAGCAGCTCGGCCGGGAATCCCGCCTCCACACGGACCTCGGGCAGGCCGAGCACCTCACGAGCGGTCGTGCTCACCGCGTCGTAGGCGTCCTCAGGCCGCAGCCCGTAGCGAGAGGCGAGCAGATACGCGGCCTCCAGCGGGTTGCCGCGGCCGACCGGGTTGGAGACGTCACGGAGCGAGCCGCTGCCCGCGGCCACCCGTACGCCGGCCGAGCGCAGCAGCCGTACCGGAGCGGTGCCCCGGCGGTCCACGCCCCCGCAGCCGCCCTGGGGCAGGCACGCCACCGTCACTCCGGCCGCGGCGAGCTGGTCGGCGGTACGGGAGGCCACCTCGGAGGGCAGCCTGCCGAGGCCCCCGCACGGGCCGAGCGTGACCCCGGGGCGCAGCCCGCCGGCCATGGTCGCGAGGCGGGCCAGACGGGCCGGGTCGGTGGCGTCCGTGTGCAGGTCGACGGGGCAGCCGTGCTCGGAGGCGACCTCCAGGACGGCCTCGACGTAGCCCGTCGGATCGGGGTCCAGATCCGGGCAGCCGCCCACCACGGAGGCGCCCATCTTCGCCGCGTCCCGCAGTATCGCGAGCCCGTCCGCCCCCGCACGGCCGGTCAGCACACGGGGCATGGCCACCGTCATCAACTCGGTGAGCCCGCGCAGCGAACGGCGGGCCTGCAGCACGGCGCCCAGCGCGCCCAGCCCCTGCACGTCACCCACGCGCACGTGCGCGCGCAGCGCGGTCGCCCCGTGCCCGAGCTGCAGCAGCGCGGCCTCGGTCGCCCGGCGCTGGACGTCCTGGGGGTCGTACGAGACCGGACCGCCCTCGTCCGCCGACAGCGCGGTGTCGGCGTGGGCGTGCGGCTCGGCCGGGGCAGGCAGCAGCAGATAGCCGCCGAGGTCCACACGCGCGCCCGGGCCGGGCGAACCCTCCGCCGTCAGGCTCCCGGCGGTACCGACCGCCTCGATTCGCTCGCCGCCCAGCCGTACGTCCACGGTCCGGCCGTCGGTGAGGCGCGCCCCGCACAGCAGCAGGGAGGCCGATTCGGTCTGCCCGGATGAGCCCGCTGAATCCGACGAGCCCGAAGCGGACGACGACGAAGGGGGCGGCTGCGGCTGGCTGTCGGGCATCGCGCTCCAGTGGCTCGGGGACTGCGCGGAGGACGCAAGATCACACAGAGTGAGTCGAGCCTAGGGTGGCGATCAGCGCACGACGCGCAGGAGCGCAATAGTCGTACCGGCGTGGTTCGCCGAACAGGAGAGGCGCGCGGGGACGCTTCACGCGCGCGTGGCGGACCCGCGTTCGGGACGGGACGGGTGCCGCGAAACGGATTTGGGTGAACGGCGGCCGAGCGTGTAATGTCTTCATCGCTCGCCCCAATAGCTCAGTCGGTAGAGCGTCTCCATGGTAAGGAGAAGGTCTACGGTTCGATTCCGTATTGGGGCTCCGGTGTGGGAGGTTCTCGCCGCGAGGCGGGAACCGATCACATCACAGCGGTGTAGCTCAGTCGGTAGAGCAAGCGGCTCATAATCGCTGTGTCACCGGTTCAAGTCCGGTCACCGCTACTGACAGTAGCCGATTGTGGGGTCGGTCCTTCGATCGGCTACTCTTTTATGCGTTAATCGTCCTATTGTTCGTCAAGGAGCACTCACGTGGCTGCCACCGACGTCCGCCCGAAGATCACGCTGGCCTGCGTGGAGTGCAAGGAGCGGAACTACATCACCAAGAAGAACCGGCGTAACAACCCGGACCGTCTTGAGATGAAGAAGCACTGCCCGCGTTGCAACGCGCACACCGCGCACCGCGAGACGCGATAAATCAGGCTCGTACGACGAGGCCGTCCCCACATCGGGGGCGGCCTCGCGTCGTTCCACCGGCCGGAACCGACCGGTAACCGCTCGGACGGCAGCAACGCCAGCATCGGCTGCAGCAGGACCAGCTGAACTATCAGGAGGTGCCGAGCCCATGGCGCTCGACCAGTCCTTCGTGGGGCGGACCTATCCGCCCACCGACCCCTATGAGGTGGGCCGGGAGAAGATCCGCGAGTTCGCGGAGGCCGTGGGGGACACCAACCCGGCGTACACGGACCCGGAGGCCGCCAAGGCGCTCGGTCACGCCGATGTGATCGCCCCGCCGACCTTCGTCTTCTCGATCACCTTCAAGGCCGCGGGACAGGTGACCGCCGACCCCCAACTGGGCCTGGACTACAGCCGGGTGGTGCACGGCGACCAGAAGTTCTCCTACGTCCGCCCGGTGCGCGCCGGCGACCGGCTCACGGTCACGTCCACCATCGAGGCGATCAAGTCCATGGCGGGCAACGACATCCTGGACATCCGCGGCGAGGTCCACGACGAGGCGGGCGAGCACGTCGTCACCGCCTGGACCAAGCTCGTGGCGCGCGCCGCAGAGGAGGACTGAGGGTGACCGCGAAGATCTCGTACGAGGACGTGGAGGTCGGCACCGAGCTGCCGGCCCAGTCCTTTCCCGTGACCCGCGCCACCCTCGTTCGGTACGCGGGCGCCTCCGGGGACTTCAACCCGATCCACTGGAACGAGAAGTTCGCCAAGGAGGTCGGGCTGCCGGACGTCATCGCGCACGGCATGTTCACCATGGCCGAGGCGATCCGCGTGGTCACCGACTGGACCGGCGACCCGGCCGCGGTCGTCGAGTACGGCGTCCGCTTCACCCGGCCCGTCGTCGTCCCGAACGACGACCAGGGCGCCACGATCGAGGTCGCCGGCAAGGTAGCGGCCAAGCTCGACGACAACACGGTCCGCGTCGACCTGACGGTCACGAGCGCCGGGCAGAAGGTGCTGGGGATGTCACGGGCGGTCGTCCGGCTGGCCTGAGTCATGGTCTTCGGTAAGGGGCGCCCGCCATTGCGGGCGCCCCTTACCCATACCGGCTCTTGACTCAGTTAGTGATTGAGCACTAACTTACTCGCATGGTCAGGATGAGCGCAGAAGAGAGGCGCGAGAGCGTCATCCGTGCGGCGACGAACGAGTTCGCCCGTGGCGGCTATCACGGCACGTCGACCGAGGCGATCGCCAAGCGGGTCGGCGTCTCGCAGCCGTATCTCTTCCGGCTCTTCCCGGGCAAGAAGGCGATCTTCCTGGCGGTGGCCGAGCGTTGTGTCGAGGACACCATTCGCACCTTCGAGCAGGCTGCTGAGGGCCTGCACGGCGAAGAGGCCGTGCATGCCATGGCGAACGCGTACACCAAGGTCATCGCGGAGCACCCCGAGCGGCTGTTGATGCAGATGCAGATGTACGTCGCCGTGGGGGCCGCCGAGAAGGAGGGTGACCGCGAGTTCGGCACTGCGGTGCGGGACGGCTGGATGCGCCTGTGGGACACCGTTCATCTGCCGCTGGGGGCCGACGTCAGTGAGACGACGACCTTCATGGCGTACGGGATGCTCGTCAACTGCCTGGTGGCCATGGGTTTCCCGCCCGAGCACCGGGTGTGGGAGGGGATCTATTCCTCCGCGCACGCCAAGGGCCGACTCGAGTACTGAGGCAAGGAAGGACTGCCCAAGAGTCTTTTCATGACCGCAAAAGTTAGTTATCAATTACTAACCACGGAAAGTGATCACCCTCTGGGGGAGAGATGTCACAGCAGACCGCACGCCGTGGAGAGGCCGTCTGGGCCCTCGTCATCACCAGCGTCGCCGGATTCATGGCCTCCCTGGACAACCTCGTCGTCACCACCGCGCTGCCCTCGATCCGCAAGGATCTCGGCGGAGCGCTGGACGACCTGGAATGGACCGTGAGCGCCTATACGCTCACCTTCGCCGTGCTGCTGATGTTCGGCGCGGCACTCGGCGACCGCTTCGGCCGCCGCCGGCTTCTCATCATCGGCCTCACGATCTTCACCGGCGCGTCCGCAGCCGCGGCCGTCGCACCCGGCATCGACAGCCTCATCGCCGCCCGCGCGGTCCAGGGCGTAGGCGCCGCGATCATGATGCCTCTGACGCTCACCCTGCTCACAGCGGCAGTTCCCGCCGCGAAGCGCGGAATGGCGTACGGCATCTGGGGCGCCGTCAACGGACTCGCCGTCGCCTCCGGACCGCTGATCGGCGGCAGTCTCACCGAGCACATCTCCTGGCAGTGGATCTTCTGGCTGAACGTCCCGCTGGGCCTGGCCCTGCTGCCGCTCGCCCGCCTCCGCCTCGCCGAGTCCCACGGCACCGGCTCCCCGCTCGACGCCCCCGGCACCCTGCTCGCCAGCGGCGGCCTCTTCGGGATCGTCTACGGCCTGGTCCGCGGCCCCGCCGACGGCTGGACCGCCCCCCTCGTCCTGACCGGCCTTTTCGGCGGATCGGCGCTGCTCGTCGGCTTCATCCTCTACAGCGCCCGCGCCAAGAACCCCATGCTCCCGATGCGGCTGTTCCGCTCCCGGGCGTTCTCCGGGATCAACGCCGCGAGTCTGCTGATGTTCCTGGGCATGTTCGGCTCGATCTTCCTGCTCAGCCAGTACATGCAGGGAGTGCTCGGCTACTCGCCCACCGAGGCGGGCCTGCGCATGCTGCCCTGGACCGGCATGCCGATGCTCGTCGCGCCCATCGCCGGCATCCTCTCCGACCGCATCGGCGGCCGCCCCGTCGTAGCCACCGGCCTCTTCCTCCAGGCGATCGGCCTCGGCTACCTGGCCTCCGTGGTCACAGCGGACGCCTCCTACTCCATCCAACTGCCCGGCCTGATCATCAGCGGCATCGGAATGGCCCTCTACTTCGCCCCCGCCGCCAACCTGGTCATGTCCAGCGTCCGCCACAGCGAGCAGGGCATGGCCTCCGGCGCCAACAACGCCCTGCGCGAGGTCGGCGGCGCGCTCGGCATCGCCATCATGGCCTCGATCTTCTCCGCCCAGGGCGGCTACGAGACAGGACAGACCTTCGTAGACGGCCTGCGCCCCGCCCTGTTCACCGGCTCCGCAGTGGTAGCCCTGGCCGGAATCGCAGCCCTACTGATCCCGGCAAGGCGCTCCACGCACCCCCAGCAGCCGACAAAGACCGAGGAGCCGGTCCTGGAACCGGCCGCAGCCTGACAAGGAGACGGACGGTCCCACCCACCGGGTGGGGCCGTAGGCGGACCGCACCACCGCGGCCCCGCGGTCGCCCACGGCGGGAAGGGGACGCGGTGGGGGTGTCCGCCCGCAGCGGTTGTCGCGTCAACACGGGCACCTCTGTGAGCGACCGAGCCGCGACGTTCCGAGGACGGACACCCCCACCGCGTCCCCGACCCACCACAACCCGAAGGCGCTACGCGCACCCCCACACACCCGCACCCCCGCCGGGAGGCATCGCCACCGAAGCCCCCACTCACCGTCTCGTACTCTTGAGCCCGTGCAGGAACTCCACGACGCCCCCCTGGCCCCCCTGACCACCTTCCGGCTGGGCGGCCCCGCCACCCGCCTGGTCACCGCGACGACCGACGCCGAGGTGGTCGCCGTCGTACGGGAAGCCGACGACAACGGAACGCCCCTGCTGCTCATCGGCGGCGGCTCGAACCTGGTCATCGGCGACAAGGGCTTCGACGGCACGGCCCTGCGCATCGCCACACAAGGCGTCGAACTCACCGGCACCACGCTCGAACTGGCCGCCGGCGAGGTATGGACGGACGCCGTCGCCCGCACCGTGGAGGCCGGGCTCGCCGGCATCGAGTGCCTGGCCGGCATCCCCGGCTCGGCAGGCGCGACCCCGATCCAGAACGTCGGCGCGTACGGCCAGGAGGTCTCCTCGACGATCACCGAGGTCGTCGCCTACGACCGAACGACCCGCGAGACGGTCACCCTCCACAACACCGACTGCGCCTTCTCGTACCGCCACAGCCGCTTCAAGGCCGACCTCGAGCGCTACGTCGTCCTACGCGTCCGCTTCCAACTGGAGGACGCCGACGGCCTCTCCGCCCCCCTCACGTACGCCGAGACGGCCCGCGCGCTCGGCGTCGACCCCGGCGACCGCGTGCCCCTCACCGCCGCCCGCGAGACCGTACTCAAGCTCCGCACCGGCAAGGGCATGATCCTGGACCCCGAGGACCACGACACCTGGTCGGCCGGCTCCTTCTTCACCAACCCGATCCTCACCGACGCGGAGTTCGCCGAGTTCCACGCGCGCGTGCACGCCCGGCTCGGCGAGGGCGTGGAGCCGCCCGCCTATCCCGCAGGCGACGGCCACACCAAAACCTCCGCCGCCTGGCTGATCGACAAGGCCGGCTTCACCAAGGGCTACGGCACCGGCCCGGCCCGCATCTCCACCAAGCACACCCTCGCCCTCACCAACCGCGGCGAGGCGACCACCGAGGACCTGCTGGCGCTCGCCCGTGAGGTCGTCGCCGGTGTTCGCGAGACCTTCGGGATCACGCTGGTCAATGAGCCGGTGACCGTGGGCGCGACCTTGTAAGGATCAGTAGGCGACGTGGGGGTCAGTACGCGACACCCACACCCTGCTTCACCGTGCCCGGCTCGTCCGCCATCGCCAGCATCGCGTGAGCCACGTCCGCGCGGCCGATGAAGCGGCCCTTGGCCGGAGTGCCGCCGACGACCGTGCGGTACCTGCCGGTGAGCGGCTTGTCCTGAAGCCGGGGCGGGCGCACCGAGGTCCAGTCGACCGCGCTGCGGGCGAGCTCCGCCTCCATCTCCCTGAGGTCGTCGTAGACGTCCTTGAGGATCGCGGAGACCAGACCGCGTACGGCGCGGTCGAGGGGGCTGTCCCGCTCCGGGGCCGGCCCGAGCGGAGCCGCGCTCACCACCAGCAGGCGCCGCGTGCCCTCCGCCTCCATGGCCCGCAGCACCGTGCGCGTGAGGCGGGCGGCGACACCGGCGTCCTTACGGCTGCGTGCGCCGAGGCCCGAAAGGACCGCGTCCCGGCCGGTCACCGCGGGGCGCAGCGCTTCCGGGTCCGTCACGTCCGCCCGGAACACCTCCAGGCCCGTGCCCGTCACCGGAAGCCGAGCGGGATCCCGTACGACCGCCGTCACCTGGTGCCCGGCGGTCAGCGCCTGCCGGACGATCTCCTGCCCGATGCCGCCGGTGGCACCGAAAACCGTGAGGTTCATGGGTGGTTCTCCCATCTCCGCAATCCGGGTGGGTGAGTGTTCACTCACCCTGCCTGACTCCAGGGTGGGTAAGTACTCACCCACCCGTCAAGCCCGGTAAGGTCCGCCCTCGTGGAATCCGTGCAGAAACCCGCCCGCGTCCGCATCCTCGACGCCGCCCACGAACTGATGCTCACCGTCGGCCTGGCCCGCGCCACCACCAAGGAGATCGCCAAGGCGGCCGACTGCTCGGAAGCCGCGCTCTACAAGCACTTCGCGAGCAAGGAGGACCTGTTCATCCGCGTCCTCGCCGAGCGGCTGCCTCGCCTTGGCCCCCTGCTGACCAGCCTCGCCGCCGAACCGGGCCGGCACACGCTGGAGGAGAACCTCACCGAGATCGCCCGCCAGGCCGCCCTCTTCTACGAGCAGAGCTTCCCGATCGCCGCCTCGCTGTACGCCGAGACCCAGTTGAAGCGACGGCACGACGACGCGATGCGGCAGATGGGCATGGGACCGCACAAGCCCATCGAGGGCCTGGACGCCTACCTCCGCGCCGAGCAGGACGCGGGCCGCGTCCGCGCCGACGCCGACACCTTCGCCGCGGCGTCCCTGCTCCTCGGCGCCTGCGCCCAGCGCGCGTTCGCCTACGACGCGACACCGGAAGGCGTACGGCCGCCCCTGGACACCTTCGCCCGGAGGCTCGCCCGCACGCTCCTGGCCGGCGTCACCGCGTGAGCTACGCTGCCAGCCAGTCGTCCACGCCCGACAGCAGCTTGCGCCGCACATCCTCCGGCGCCGCGGAAGCCCGTACCGACTGGCGGGCCAGCTCCGCCAACTCGGCGTCCGTGAAGGCGTGGTGGCGGCGGGCCAGCTCGTACTGGGCGGCCAGCCGGGAGCCGAAGAGCAGCGGGTCGTCGGCGCCCAGCGCCATCGGGACGCCCGCCTCGAACAGTGTCCGCAGCGGGATGTCCTCCGGTTCCTCGTAGACGCCGAGGGCCACATTCGACGCCGGGCACACCTCGCAGGTCACCCCCCGGTCGGCCAGCCGCTTCAGCAGCCGCGGATCCTCCGCCGCCCGTACACCGTGCCCGATCCGGTTCGCGTGCAGGTCGTCCAGGCAGTCACGCACCGACGCCGGGCCGGCCAGCTCACCGCCGTGCGGGGCCGACAGCAGGCCGCCCTCGCGCGCGATGTGGAACGCGCGGTCGAAGTCCCGCGCCATGCCCCGCCGTTCGTCGTTCGACAACCCGAAGCCGACCACACCCCGCTCCGCGTACCGCACCGCCAGCCGGGCCAGCGTGCGGGCATCCAGCGGATGCTTCATCCGGTTCGCGGCGACCAGCACCCGCATCCCGAGCCCGGTCTCCCGCATCGCCGACTCCACCGCGTCCAGGATGACCTCCAGCGCCGGAATCAGACCGCCCAGCCGAGGGGCGTACGACGTCGGGTCGACCTGGATCTCCAGCCACCCCGAGCCGTCCTTGATGTCCTCCTCCGCGGCCTCCCGCACCAGCCGCTGGATGTCCTCGGGCTGCCGCAGACACGAGCGCGCCGAGTCGTACAGCCGCTGGAAGCGGAACCAGCCCCGCTCGTCCGTCGCCCGCAGTCTCGGCGGCTCCCCGCTCGTCAGCGCATCGGTCAGCGCGTCGGGCAGCCGCACGCCGTACTTGTCGGCCAGCTCCAGCAGGGTGGTGGGCCGCATCGAGCCGGTGAAATGCAGGTGCAGATGGGCTTTCGGCAGCCCCTGGATGTCTCGAACGGTCTCCATCAACTCTCCGTGTGCGCTGGGCTCCGCTCCGTGCCGCAAGGTGCCGGGCAGGGCTTGTCCGCCGCTGGGCGTCAGCCAAGTGGGAAGCACCGAAGGGGCGGAGTCACCCCAGGATCCTGCCGTAGAAAATCCTGGACAGGCAGCGAGTTCACCGAACGGGCGCGTGCCTGAACGCACAAGCGGGCCCCCGGAAGACCAGCCGGAGGCCCGCTTGTGCGCCGTGCACGTCAGTCCCTGGCCTCCGCCAGCAGCTTCTGGATCCGCGAGACACCCTCGACGAGATCCTCGTCACCCAGGGCATACGACAGCCGCAGATACCCCGGAGTGCCGAAGGCCTCGCCGGGTACGACCGCGACCTCGGCCTCCTCCAGGATCAGCGCGGCCAGCTCGACCGAGTCCTGCGGGCGCTTGCCGCGGATCTCCTTGCCGAGCAGACCCTTCACCGACGGGTACGCGTAGAAGGCGCCCTCCGGCTCCGGGCACACCACGCCGTCGATCTCGTTGAGCATCCGCACGATCGTCCTGCGGCGCCGGTCGAAGGCCTCGCGCATCTTCGCGACCGCGTCCAGGTCGCCGGAGACCGCGGCCAGCGCCGCCACCTGGGCGACGTTCGACACGTTCGACGTGGCGTGCGACTGGAGGTTCGTCGCCGCCTTCACCACGTCCTTCGGGCCGATGATCCAGCCCACCCGCCAGCCCGTCATGGCGTACGTCTTGGCCACCCCGTTGACCACGATGCACTTGTCGCGCAGCTCGGGCAGCAGCGCGGGCAGCGACACGGACGCCGCGTCGCCGTACACCAGGTGCTCGTAGATCTCGTCCGTCATCACCCACAGGCCGTGCTCCGCGGCCCAGCGGCCGATCGCCTCGGTGTCCTGCTCGCTGTAGACCGCGCCGGTCGGGTTCGACGGGGAGACGAAGAGCACGACCTTCGTCTTCTCCGTGCGCGCCGCCTCCAGCTGCTCCACGCTCACCCGGTAGCCGGTCGTCTCGTCCGCGACGACGTCCACCGGCACACCGCCGGCCAGCCGGATCGACTCCGGGTACGTCGTCCAGTACGGCGCCGGGACGATGACCTCGTCACCCGGGTCGAGGATCGCGGCGAAGGCCTCGTAGATCGCCTGCTTGCCGCCGTTGGTGACCAGGATCTGCGACGGGTCGACCTCGTAGCCGGAGTCGCGCAGCGTCTTCGCGGCGATCGCGGCCTTCAGCTCGGGGAGGCCACCCGCGGGCGTGTAGCGGTGGTACTTCGGGTTCTTGCAGGCCTCGATCGCGGCCTCGACGATGTAGTCCGGGGTCGGGAAGTCGGGCTCGCCCGCGCCGAAGCCGATCACCGGACGCCCGGCGGCCTTGAGGGCCTTGGCCTTGGCGTCCACGGCGAGGGTGGCGGACTCGGAGATCGCGCCGACTCGGGCGGAGACCCGGCGCTCGGTGGGAGGGGTTGCAGCGCTCATGGGCCCCATCGTTTCAGACCGGAAACCTGCCCGGCACGCGGGTTTCACGGACTGAACAACACCGGGCCGCTCGCTGAACAAGCGTCCGGAACCGGCCCGCGGCCAGGGTGATCTTCGGCCATGCCGTCACTTACAAAGCCCCTACGGGCACTTTCTGTTCGACGCCCGGCCGCAGAACACGTACACTCTCACCTCGTTGGCCTCATACGGGCCGCGCTCACCCGGTGCACACCGAGCATCCGGGCGGATGCGGTACGTTTGGGGAGAACCAAAGGGTCGTAGCTCAATTGGTAGAGCACTGGTCTCCAAAACCAGCGGTTGGGGGTTCAAGTCCCTCCGGCCCTGCTACACACACCTTCGCCAGGATGTGTGCGCATGTACGTACAGCAGCAATGCGCCGTGCGGCTCAGACCGGGCGCGGCACGGCCACGACCCGGAATCAGGTGAGGACGAATGACGGACGCCGTGGGCTCCATCGACACGCCTGATGCCCAGGACGAGACGCCGAAGCAGGGCCGCAAGGGCGGCAAGCGCGCAAAGAAGGGCCCGCTGAAGCGGCTCGCGCTCTTCTACCGCCAGATCGTCGCGGAACTCCGCAAGGTCGTCTGGCCCTCGCGCAACCAGCTGACGACGTACACGACCGTCGTGATCATCTTCGTCGTCATCATGATCGGTCTGGTGACTGTGATTGACTTCGGACTAGACAAGGCCGCCAAGTACGTCTTCGGCTGAGCCGAAAGCGAAGGGCGCCGTACCCGGCGCCCCTATTCGCGCGTTCCACCCCATGTATCCAGGAAGAAGCAGCCACCGTGTCTGACCCGAACGTGAACGACGCCATCGAGCCGGTCGAGTCCGTGGAAGACGAGCTCGAGATCGTCGAGGGTGCCGACGACGACCTGGACGAGGTCGAGGCTGCCGACACCGCCGAGGGTGAGCCCGCCGAGGAAGCCGCCGTGCACGTCGAGGACGAGACGGACGAGGCCGAGGCGAGCGAGGAAGAGGCGACCGAGGAAGAGGAGCCGGCCGAGCCGGTCGACCCCGTCGCCGCCCTGCGCGAGGAACTGCGCACGCTGCCCGGCGAGTGGTACGTCATCCACACCTACGCCGGCTACGAGAACCGCGTGAAGACCAACCTGGAGCAGCGCGCCGTCTCGCTGAACGTCGAGGACTACATC
This genomic window from Streptomyces sp. DG2A-72 contains:
- a CDS encoding SDR family oxidoreductase; protein product: MRIVIAGGHGQIALRLERLLAARGDEVAGIIRHAEQGDDLREAGAEPILLDLESASVEEAAAHLQGADAAVFAAGAGPGSGAARKDTVDRDAAILFADAAVRAGVRRHVVVSSMGANPAHEGSEVFDVYLRAKGEADAHVQSLDALDWTILRPGMLTNDAGTGLVRLEAHTGRGAIPRDDVAAVLAELVDTPATAGLTLELVSGSAPVAVAVKSVAGN
- a CDS encoding amidohydrolase family protein, which codes for MPDSQPQPPPSSSSASGSSDSAGSSGQTESASLLLCGARLTDGRTVDVRLGGERIEAVGTAGSLTAEGSPGPGARVDLGGYLLLPAPAEPHAHADTALSADEGGPVSYDPQDVQRRATEAALLQLGHGATALRAHVRVGDVQGLGALGAVLQARRSLRGLTELMTVAMPRVLTGRAGADGLAILRDAAKMGASVVGGCPDLDPDPTGYVEAVLEVASEHGCPVDLHTDATDPARLARLATMAGGLRPGVTLGPCGGLGRLPSEVASRTADQLAAAGVTVACLPQGGCGGVDRRGTAPVRLLRSAGVRVAAGSGSLRDVSNPVGRGNPLEAAYLLASRYGLRPEDAYDAVSTTAREVLGLPEVRVEAGFPAELLAVRGDGLAAALSLAYSRIVVHRGRVVARTSAVREYCNSTVAVELGLPRQGRGELS
- the rpmG gene encoding 50S ribosomal protein L33, with the protein product MAATDVRPKITLACVECKERNYITKKNRRNNPDRLEMKKHCPRCNAHTAHRETR
- a CDS encoding MaoC family dehydratase N-terminal domain-containing protein, which translates into the protein MALDQSFVGRTYPPTDPYEVGREKIREFAEAVGDTNPAYTDPEAAKALGHADVIAPPTFVFSITFKAAGQVTADPQLGLDYSRVVHGDQKFSYVRPVRAGDRLTVTSTIEAIKSMAGNDILDIRGEVHDEAGEHVVTAWTKLVARAAEED
- a CDS encoding MaoC family dehydratase — its product is MTAKISYEDVEVGTELPAQSFPVTRATLVRYAGASGDFNPIHWNEKFAKEVGLPDVIAHGMFTMAEAIRVVTDWTGDPAAVVEYGVRFTRPVVVPNDDQGATIEVAGKVAAKLDDNTVRVDLTVTSAGQKVLGMSRAVVRLA
- a CDS encoding TetR/AcrR family transcriptional regulator; translation: MVRMSAEERRESVIRAATNEFARGGYHGTSTEAIAKRVGVSQPYLFRLFPGKKAIFLAVAERCVEDTIRTFEQAAEGLHGEEAVHAMANAYTKVIAEHPERLLMQMQMYVAVGAAEKEGDREFGTAVRDGWMRLWDTVHLPLGADVSETTTFMAYGMLVNCLVAMGFPPEHRVWEGIYSSAHAKGRLEY
- a CDS encoding MFS transporter — protein: MSQQTARRGEAVWALVITSVAGFMASLDNLVVTTALPSIRKDLGGALDDLEWTVSAYTLTFAVLLMFGAALGDRFGRRRLLIIGLTIFTGASAAAAVAPGIDSLIAARAVQGVGAAIMMPLTLTLLTAAVPAAKRGMAYGIWGAVNGLAVASGPLIGGSLTEHISWQWIFWLNVPLGLALLPLARLRLAESHGTGSPLDAPGTLLASGGLFGIVYGLVRGPADGWTAPLVLTGLFGGSALLVGFILYSARAKNPMLPMRLFRSRAFSGINAASLLMFLGMFGSIFLLSQYMQGVLGYSPTEAGLRMLPWTGMPMLVAPIAGILSDRIGGRPVVATGLFLQAIGLGYLASVVTADASYSIQLPGLIISGIGMALYFAPAANLVMSSVRHSEQGMASGANNALREVGGALGIAIMASIFSAQGGYETGQTFVDGLRPALFTGSAVVALAGIAALLIPARRSTHPQQPTKTEEPVLEPAAA
- a CDS encoding UDP-N-acetylmuramate dehydrogenase; translation: MQELHDAPLAPLTTFRLGGPATRLVTATTDAEVVAVVREADDNGTPLLLIGGGSNLVIGDKGFDGTALRIATQGVELTGTTLELAAGEVWTDAVARTVEAGLAGIECLAGIPGSAGATPIQNVGAYGQEVSSTITEVVAYDRTTRETVTLHNTDCAFSYRHSRFKADLERYVVLRVRFQLEDADGLSAPLTYAETARALGVDPGDRVPLTAARETVLKLRTGKGMILDPEDHDTWSAGSFFTNPILTDAEFAEFHARVHARLGEGVEPPAYPAGDGHTKTSAAWLIDKAGFTKGYGTGPARISTKHTLALTNRGEATTEDLLALAREVVAGVRETFGITLVNEPVTVGATL
- a CDS encoding NAD(P)-dependent oxidoreductase, with product MNLTVFGATGGIGQEIVRQALTAGHQVTAVVRDPARLPVTGTGLEVFRADVTDPEALRPAVTGRDAVLSGLGARSRKDAGVAARLTRTVLRAMEAEGTRRLLVVSAAPLGPAPERDSPLDRAVRGLVSAILKDVYDDLREMEAELARSAVDWTSVRPPRLQDKPLTGRYRTVVGGTPAKGRFIGRADVAHAMLAMADEPGTVKQGVGVAY
- a CDS encoding TetR/AcrR family transcriptional regulator, which produces MESVQKPARVRILDAAHELMLTVGLARATTKEIAKAADCSEAALYKHFASKEDLFIRVLAERLPRLGPLLTSLAAEPGRHTLEENLTEIARQAALFYEQSFPIAASLYAETQLKRRHDDAMRQMGMGPHKPIEGLDAYLRAEQDAGRVRADADTFAAASLLLGACAQRAFAYDATPEGVRPPLDTFARRLARTLLAGVTA